One stretch of Lottiidibacillus patelloidae DNA includes these proteins:
- a CDS encoding sigma-70 family RNA polymerase sigma factor, giving the protein MSDRKHFADKDNSLEILMDVYGEEIVRLCYTYVKSWAVAEDVTQEVFLTVYQKQAQFKRNSSIKTWIYKIAINKCKDHLRTWHHKNTILSEFVSKFIKSNEVSVEEQVTMLEEQTELTEKVMKLPLKYREVILLHYYKDFSIKEMSQLLVCKESTIKSRLFRARALLKVEMDEKKEAS; this is encoded by the coding sequence TTGAGTGACCGAAAACACTTCGCAGATAAGGACAACTCATTAGAAATATTAATGGATGTTTATGGAGAAGAAATTGTCAGATTATGTTACACATATGTAAAGAGTTGGGCTGTTGCTGAAGATGTTACGCAGGAAGTTTTCCTTACTGTTTATCAAAAGCAAGCTCAATTTAAAAGAAACTCTTCTATAAAAACTTGGATATACAAGATTGCTATAAATAAATGCAAAGATCATTTAAGAACGTGGCACCATAAAAATACAATACTTTCTGAATTTGTGTCGAAGTTTATTAAGAGTAATGAAGTCTCAGTTGAAGAACAAGTGACAATGTTGGAAGAACAAACAGAGTTAACGGAAAAGGTCATGAAATTACCTTTGAAATACAGGGAAGTCATTTTACTACATTACTATAAAGACTTTTCAATTAAGGAAATGAGTCAGCTCTTAGTTTGTAAGGAATCAACGATAAAATCAAGGTTATTTCGTGCTCGTGCTTTATTAAAAGTAGAGATGGATGAAAAAAAGGAGGCGAGTTAA